A window from Cryobacterium sp. PAMC25264 encodes these proteins:
- a CDS encoding oxygenase MpaB family protein produces MSRFAESRVARGFVNSWRSHLLVTLSGNDEGRPAWVGTMEKGDDAGFFGPGSASWAVHGGMATMVAGIRALLMQTLHPGAMAGVHDWSRYREDPLGRLSGTIQWLVTVTFAATEQAEQESGRVGKFHARVAGRYVDARGVEREYSAGDPELLSWVHVVFTDAFLASHRLWGGPIPGGADAYVREWATAGELVGVQDPPRSDAELAAQLNAFSGAGVLMGGDRVAEAVRFIRKPPLRRGMLPFYRIMFAGAVASIPVEYRRMLGLRRSPFPVVWATGAVLGLVRVLLGASSTSEDAARARISRLESAGSVAGSAGA; encoded by the coding sequence ATGAGTCGTTTTGCAGAGAGCAGGGTGGCCCGGGGCTTCGTGAACAGTTGGCGGTCGCACCTGCTGGTCACCCTCTCGGGCAATGACGAGGGCCGACCGGCCTGGGTGGGCACGATGGAGAAGGGCGACGACGCCGGCTTCTTCGGACCGGGGTCGGCCTCCTGGGCCGTGCACGGCGGCATGGCCACCATGGTCGCCGGAATCCGCGCGCTGCTTATGCAGACCTTGCACCCTGGCGCCATGGCGGGTGTGCACGACTGGTCGCGCTACCGGGAGGACCCGCTCGGCCGGCTCAGCGGCACCATCCAGTGGCTGGTCACCGTGACCTTCGCCGCCACCGAGCAGGCCGAGCAGGAGTCGGGGCGGGTGGGGAAGTTCCACGCCAGGGTCGCGGGCCGCTACGTCGACGCCCGCGGCGTCGAACGGGAATACTCGGCCGGCGACCCCGAGCTCTTGTCCTGGGTGCATGTGGTCTTCACCGACGCCTTCCTGGCCAGCCACCGGCTCTGGGGCGGCCCGATCCCCGGCGGCGCCGACGCCTACGTGCGGGAGTGGGCCACGGCCGGCGAGCTCGTGGGGGTGCAGGACCCGCCCCGCTCGGACGCCGAGCTCGCCGCGCAGCTGAACGCCTTTTCCGGCGCCGGTGTGCTGATGGGCGGCGACCGTGTCGCCGAGGCGGTGCGATTCATCCGCAAGCCACCGCTCCGACGTGGCATGCTGCCGTTCTACCGCATCATGTTCGCCGGCGCCGTGGCCTCGATCCCGGTGGAGTACCGGCGGATGCTGGGCCTGCGCCGCAGCCCGTTCCCGGTGGTGTGGGCCACGGGCGCCGTGCTCGGCCTGGTGCGCGTGCTTCTCGGCGCCTCCTCGACCTCCGAAGACGCCGCCCGCGCCCGGATCAGCCGCCTGGAGTCCGCCGGTTCGGTTGCAGGTTCGGCCGGAGCGTGA
- the menC gene encoding o-succinylbenzoate synthase → MRIENIELRRVSLPLVRPFRTSFGTITEREITLVHVSTADAEGWAECAAEVRPLYSSEFIDASDLVIRDHLIPRLQAAGDALTAELVGRTLAPVKGHQMSKAVLEAAILDAQLRTAGQSFGGYLGAVHDRVPAGVSVGIMDSLDELLEAVTGYLAQGYLRIKLKIEPGWDLAPVRAVRERFGPELLLQVDANTAYTLADARHLARLDPFDLLLIEQPLNERDLLGHAALARIIQTPVCLDESIESAADAAAAIRLGACSIINVKPSRVGGYLEARRIHDVAAAHGVPVWCGGMLETGIGRAANVALAGLPNFVLPGDTSASDRYYAQDLTAPFVLEDGHLRVPTGPGTGVEVLPDVLATVTRSRQDIRF, encoded by the coding sequence ATGAGAATCGAGAACATCGAGCTGCGCCGCGTGAGCCTGCCGCTGGTGCGGCCGTTCCGCACCTCGTTCGGCACGATCACCGAACGCGAGATCACCCTGGTGCACGTGTCGACGGCCGATGCGGAGGGCTGGGCCGAGTGCGCAGCCGAGGTGCGCCCGCTCTACAGCTCGGAGTTCATCGACGCGAGCGACCTGGTCATTCGCGACCACCTGATACCCCGGCTGCAGGCCGCGGGCGATGCTCTCACGGCCGAGCTCGTCGGCCGCACCCTCGCCCCGGTGAAGGGCCACCAGATGTCCAAGGCCGTGCTCGAGGCCGCGATCCTGGATGCCCAACTGCGCACGGCCGGGCAGTCCTTCGGCGGCTACCTCGGCGCGGTCCACGACAGGGTGCCGGCCGGCGTCTCGGTGGGCATCATGGACTCGCTCGACGAGCTGCTGGAGGCCGTGACCGGCTACCTCGCGCAGGGCTACCTGCGCATCAAGCTCAAGATCGAGCCGGGTTGGGACCTCGCCCCGGTGCGCGCCGTGCGGGAGCGGTTCGGCCCCGAGCTGCTGCTGCAGGTGGACGCCAACACCGCCTACACCCTCGCGGACGCCCGGCACCTCGCCAGGCTGGACCCGTTCGACCTGCTCCTGATCGAGCAGCCCCTGAACGAACGCGACCTGCTCGGCCATGCGGCCCTGGCCCGGATCATCCAGACCCCGGTCTGCCTGGACGAATCGATCGAGTCGGCGGCGGACGCGGCGGCGGCCATCCGCCTCGGCGCCTGCAGCATCATCAACGTCAAGCCGTCGCGGGTGGGCGGCTACCTGGAGGCCCGGCGCATCCACGACGTCGCGGCCGCGCACGGCGTACCGGTCTGGTGCGGCGGGATGCTCGAGACGGGTATCGGCCGCGCCGCGAATGTGGCGCTGGCTGGCCTGCCGAACTTCGTGCTGCCCGGCGACACCTCGGCATCCGACCGGTACTACGCCCAGGACCTCACGGCCCCGTTCGTGCTCGAGGACGGGCACCTGCGGGTACCCACCGGACCGGGCACCGGGGTCGAGGTGCTGCCCGACGTCCTGGCGACGGTGACCAGGTCCCGGCAGGACATCCGCTTCTAG
- a CDS encoding MerR family transcriptional regulator, giving the protein MRMAELSATSGIPVATIKYYLREGLLPAGERSGPNQSLYGPEHLRRLRVIRGLLEVGGLSVADAHEVIDAIDSDLGLAHTFDVAQRTVSPLIDPATLSADAVAQVDEVLSGWHVSPENPGRLAAARVLQTFAELGQPDLSGWVPGYAAAALAVAEADLDEIDVRDDRESKTEMVVIGTVLGDALFAGLRRAAQEHVTSTRYAPGPR; this is encoded by the coding sequence ATGAGAATGGCAGAGCTGAGCGCCACGAGCGGGATTCCCGTGGCAACCATCAAGTACTACCTCCGGGAGGGACTGCTGCCGGCGGGGGAGAGGAGCGGCCCGAACCAATCGCTGTACGGGCCAGAGCACCTGCGCCGGTTGCGCGTCATCCGGGGGCTGCTCGAGGTGGGCGGCCTCAGCGTCGCCGATGCCCACGAGGTGATCGATGCCATCGACTCCGACCTGGGCCTCGCGCACACCTTCGACGTCGCCCAGCGCACGGTGTCGCCGCTGATCGACCCGGCCACCCTCTCGGCCGACGCCGTTGCCCAGGTCGACGAGGTGCTGAGCGGATGGCACGTGTCACCGGAGAACCCCGGCCGGCTGGCCGCGGCCCGGGTGCTGCAGACCTTCGCCGAGCTCGGCCAGCCCGACCTCAGCGGCTGGGTGCCCGGCTATGCGGCGGCGGCGCTCGCCGTGGCTGAGGCCGACCTCGATGAGATCGACGTCCGAGACGACCGCGAGTCGAAGACCGAGATGGTGGTCATCGGCACCGTGCTCGGCGACGCCCTCTTCGCCGGGCTGCGTCGGGCCGCCCAGGAGCACGTCACCTCGACGCGTTACGCGCCAGGCCCGCGATGA
- a CDS encoding M18 family aminopeptidase — protein MTSLSAYIDDLAGFITASPSSYHAAAEAASRLDAAGFVRRDEADDWSEVDPGRGPGRAGRYYVVRDGAIVAWVQPTGAQPTTPFRILGAHTDSPGFKLKPKPTTGSYGWLQVGVEVYGGPLANSWLDRELELAGRLVTTDGVEHLVRTGPFLRIPQLAVHLDRTANEALSLDRQRHLNPVFGVGDLRQADLIGHLAALAGVDGADVAGYDILTADTNPPARFGLDNELFAAGRMDNLTSVHAGLTALLEVSENDEAISVLAAFDHEELGSQSRSGASGPMLEDILSRIGDDLGATVSERLRAFADSWCVSADAGHSVHPNYPERHDPANLPLAGRGPLLKINGNQRYATDAAGAALWARCSAAAGVPYQEFVSNNTVPCGSTIGPLTATRLGIRTVDVGVPLLSMHSARELAHVNDPFSLSAAITAFFAGA, from the coding sequence ATGACTTCGCTTTCGGCATACATCGACGACCTCGCGGGCTTCATCACGGCGTCGCCCTCGTCCTACCATGCGGCCGCAGAGGCGGCCAGCCGGCTGGACGCCGCCGGATTTGTGCGGCGCGACGAGGCCGACGACTGGTCGGAGGTCGACCCTGGCCGGGGCCCCGGCCGCGCCGGCCGGTACTACGTGGTGCGGGACGGCGCCATCGTCGCGTGGGTGCAGCCCACCGGGGCGCAGCCCACCACACCGTTCCGCATCCTCGGCGCGCACACCGACTCGCCCGGGTTCAAGCTCAAGCCCAAGCCCACCACCGGCTCCTACGGCTGGCTTCAGGTCGGCGTGGAGGTCTACGGCGGGCCGCTGGCCAACTCCTGGCTCGACCGGGAACTCGAACTCGCCGGCCGACTGGTCACCACCGACGGGGTGGAGCACCTGGTGCGCACCGGCCCGTTCCTGCGCATCCCGCAGCTGGCCGTGCACCTGGACCGCACCGCCAACGAGGCGCTCAGCCTCGACCGGCAGCGGCACCTCAACCCGGTCTTCGGCGTGGGCGACCTGCGCCAGGCCGACCTGATCGGGCACCTCGCCGCGCTCGCCGGGGTGGACGGCGCCGATGTCGCCGGTTACGACATCCTCACCGCCGACACCAACCCGCCGGCCCGGTTCGGGCTCGACAACGAGCTGTTCGCCGCCGGGCGGATGGACAACCTCACCTCGGTGCACGCCGGCCTCACCGCCCTGCTCGAGGTCTCCGAGAACGACGAGGCGATCAGCGTCCTGGCGGCCTTCGACCACGAGGAGCTCGGATCGCAGTCCCGCTCCGGCGCGAGCGGGCCGATGCTCGAGGACATCCTCAGCCGTATCGGCGACGACCTCGGCGCCACGGTGTCCGAGCGGTTGCGCGCCTTCGCCGACTCCTGGTGCGTCTCGGCCGACGCCGGCCACTCGGTGCACCCCAACTACCCGGAGCGGCACGACCCGGCGAACCTGCCCCTGGCCGGGCGGGGCCCGCTGCTGAAGATCAACGGCAACCAGCGTTACGCCACGGATGCGGCGGGCGCGGCCCTCTGGGCGCGTTGCAGCGCCGCCGCCGGCGTGCCGTACCAGGAGTTCGTCTCGAACAACACGGTGCCCTGCGGCTCCACCATCGGGCCGCTCACCGCCACCCGGTTGGGCATCCGCACCGTGGACGTGGGTGTGCCGCTGCTGTCGATGCACTCGGCCAGGGAGCTGGCGCACGTGAACGACCCGTTCTCGCTCTCCGCGGCGATCACGGCCTTCTTCGCCGGGGCGTAG
- a CDS encoding DUF429 domain-containing protein: MTRFLGVDLAWAEGTATKPANESGLACIDETGRVLDAGWARGIDEVVHWVQSVAEPGSVLAVDAPLVVNNPAGMRDCEKETGSRYGRWKVSANASNQALPRLGGVTLRGRLEQLGWAYTDGLDPVAAHTSSFFECYPYTTLVGAAEFGYDAVRPRYKRMGSALPIVERRAARAVVCDDLIERMWRLGTATPPLDLSTHEATDRLVTEPTPLSDAAYKHREDLIDALLSAWTASLWHRHGVARSQVLGAADPLVVDGRRGTIIAPARPEQRRGEDRERAIALAATAGVSAPAASAPSPVR, from the coding sequence ATGACGCGATTCCTCGGGGTGGATCTGGCTTGGGCGGAAGGCACGGCGACGAAACCGGCGAACGAGAGCGGGCTGGCGTGCATCGACGAGACCGGCCGGGTGCTCGACGCGGGGTGGGCGCGCGGGATCGACGAGGTCGTTCACTGGGTGCAGTCCGTGGCCGAACCCGGGTCGGTGTTGGCGGTGGATGCGCCGTTGGTGGTGAACAACCCGGCCGGCATGCGGGACTGCGAGAAGGAGACCGGCTCCCGGTACGGCCGCTGGAAGGTGTCGGCCAACGCCTCGAACCAGGCTCTGCCGCGACTGGGCGGCGTCACCCTGCGCGGCCGGCTCGAACAGCTCGGCTGGGCCTACACCGACGGGCTCGACCCGGTCGCCGCGCACACGTCGAGTTTCTTCGAGTGCTATCCGTACACGACCCTGGTGGGCGCCGCGGAGTTCGGCTACGACGCCGTGCGGCCGCGGTACAAGCGGATGGGGTCGGCGTTGCCGATAGTCGAACGCCGAGCCGCCAGGGCCGTCGTGTGCGACGACCTCATCGAACGGATGTGGCGACTCGGCACGGCCACTCCCCCGCTGGACCTGAGCACACACGAGGCCACCGACCGGTTGGTGACCGAGCCGACGCCCCTTTCCGATGCGGCGTACAAGCACCGCGAGGATCTCATCGACGCCCTGCTGAGCGCCTGGACGGCCTCGCTCTGGCACCGGCACGGTGTGGCGCGCAGCCAGGTGCTCGGCGCGGCCGACCCGCTGGTGGTCGACGGCCGCCGGGGCACCATCATCGCGCCGGCCCGGCCGGAGCAGCGCCGCGGCGAGGACCGGGAGCGGGCGATAGCGCTGGCAGCGACCGCGGGTGTCAGCGCACCGGCAGCCAGCGCCCCTTCACCCGTTCGGTGA
- a CDS encoding glycosyl hydrolase family 65 protein has protein sequence MISQFEGYEDLPELDWERYRAQYGAHDGSLGRLDLILNAEGDSTNNYRVAKQADVLMLLYLFSAEELRELVEELGYSLSADLIRRTVDFYRQRSTHGSTLSNVVHSWVDARADRERSWTSLCKALDSDIGDIQGGTTHEGIHLGAMAGSVDMVVRCYTGLEIRDDMLWLHPALPTQLDKIAFGINYREQPIRLEVTAGNLRLQLPSGGAQSIRVRVEGRQAQLYPGQTQDFLLSGPEGAVSGPR, from the coding sequence GTGATCAGCCAGTTCGAGGGCTACGAGGACCTTCCCGAACTGGATTGGGAACGGTACCGGGCCCAGTACGGCGCCCACGACGGGTCGCTCGGGCGCCTAGACCTGATCCTCAACGCCGAGGGTGACAGCACCAACAACTACCGGGTCGCCAAGCAGGCCGATGTGCTCATGCTGCTCTACCTGTTCTCCGCCGAGGAGCTGCGGGAGCTGGTCGAGGAGCTCGGCTACTCGCTCTCGGCCGACCTGATCCGGCGCACCGTGGACTTCTACCGCCAACGGTCCACGCACGGATCTACGCTGAGCAACGTCGTGCACTCCTGGGTGGACGCCCGTGCCGACCGGGAACGGTCCTGGACCTCGCTCTGCAAGGCGCTGGACAGCGACATCGGCGACATCCAGGGCGGCACCACCCACGAGGGCATCCACCTGGGCGCGATGGCCGGCTCCGTCGACATGGTCGTGCGCTGCTACACGGGCCTGGAGATCCGGGACGACATGCTCTGGTTGCACCCGGCGCTGCCCACCCAGCTGGACAAGATCGCCTTCGGCATCAACTACCGGGAGCAGCCGATCCGCCTGGAGGTCACTGCGGGCAACCTGCGGTTGCAGCTGCCCAGTGGTGGGGCGCAGTCGATCAGGGTGCGGGTCGAGGGCCGCCAAGCGCAGCTCTACCCTGGCCAGACCCAGGACTTCCTGCTCAGCGGACCAGAAGGCGCTGTCAGCGGCCCCCGTTAG
- a CDS encoding PPOX class F420-dependent oxidoreductase, translated as MARNIATSTTVPLSEMLAFVRPRHRMLLATTRSDGRPQMSPVSGGVDDEGRIVISSYPSRAKTRNAERDPQTSVLVLSDEWDGAWVQVDGTAEILHMPEAGDGLVDYFRCIAGEHPNWDEYREAMMLQNKSLIRITPTRWSPVSSGGFPADVAARLDAL; from the coding sequence ATGGCCAGAAATATCGCGACCTCCACCACCGTCCCCCTGTCCGAGATGCTCGCGTTCGTGCGCCCCCGGCACCGGATGCTCCTGGCCACCACCCGCAGCGACGGCCGGCCGCAAATGTCGCCGGTCTCCGGCGGGGTCGACGACGAGGGCCGCATCGTGATCTCCTCGTATCCGTCGCGAGCGAAGACCCGCAACGCCGAACGTGACCCGCAGACCTCGGTGCTGGTGCTCTCGGACGAGTGGGACGGCGCCTGGGTGCAGGTGGACGGCACGGCCGAGATCCTCCACATGCCCGAGGCCGGCGACGGCCTGGTCGACTACTTCCGCTGCATCGCCGGCGAGCACCCGAACTGGGACGAGTACCGGGAGGCCATGATGCTGCAGAACAAATCGCTCATCCGCATCACGCCCACCAGGTGGAGCCCGGTCTCCTCCGGAGGCTTCCCGGCCGACGTCGCAGCCCGGCTCGACGCGCTGTGA
- a CDS encoding SulP family inorganic anion transporter: protein MPQRPTPATSSATASIPTPPTVRATLRSPKALSVEVLAGVVTTLALIPEVISFSIIAGVDPKVSLIASVVLAVSMSFLGGRSAMITAAAGAVALVVAPLVKDHGVEYLLPAVLLAGLVQILFGVTGLARLMRFIPRSVMIGFVNALGILIFVAQVPHLVNVPWLVYPLFALTVLIVLGLPRFTKVVPAPLVSIVVVTAIAMLAHLAVPTVGDQGDVSGGLPGITPLLVPLNLETLQIIWPTALSVAFVGLVETLLTAKLVDDITDTRSAKGREAWALGIANMLAGLYGGIAGCAMIGQTVVNVKLGRARTRISTFVAGVFLLLLVTALSGLMEQIPMVALAAVMMIVAITTVNWHSVRPATLKRMPVPETVVMVITVAVVVATHNLAIGIAAGVVLAMVLFARRVAHVVTVERVLAGDGLSVRYAVSGPLFFGSSNDLVEQFSYGVDPAVVDVDLAQAQIWDASTVAVLDSVETKYRQHGATVTFHGLDERSRAMHGRLTGQL from the coding sequence GTGCCCCAACGCCCCACCCCCGCCACCAGCTCCGCCACCGCGTCCATCCCCACCCCGCCCACCGTGCGTGCCACGCTGCGCAGCCCGAAGGCGCTCAGCGTCGAGGTGCTCGCCGGCGTCGTGACCACCCTGGCGCTCATCCCCGAGGTGATCTCGTTCTCGATCATCGCCGGAGTCGACCCCAAGGTCAGCCTCATCGCCTCCGTCGTGCTGGCCGTGTCGATGTCGTTCCTCGGCGGCCGCTCGGCCATGATCACGGCCGCGGCCGGCGCCGTCGCCCTCGTGGTCGCCCCGCTCGTGAAGGACCACGGCGTCGAGTACCTGCTGCCCGCGGTGCTGCTGGCCGGACTCGTGCAGATCCTCTTCGGTGTCACGGGCCTGGCCCGGCTGATGCGCTTCATCCCCCGGTCGGTGATGATCGGCTTCGTCAACGCGCTGGGCATCCTGATCTTCGTCGCCCAGGTGCCGCATCTCGTGAACGTGCCCTGGCTGGTCTACCCCCTGTTCGCCCTCACAGTGCTGATCGTGCTCGGCCTGCCCCGGTTCACCAAGGTCGTGCCCGCGCCCCTCGTGTCCATCGTGGTCGTCACCGCGATCGCCATGCTCGCCCACCTCGCCGTGCCCACCGTCGGCGACCAGGGCGACGTCTCCGGCGGTCTGCCCGGCATCACCCCGCTCCTCGTACCGCTGAACCTGGAGACCCTGCAGATCATCTGGCCCACCGCCCTGAGCGTCGCGTTCGTGGGACTGGTGGAGACCCTCCTCACCGCCAAGCTCGTCGACGACATCACCGACACCCGCTCGGCCAAGGGCCGGGAGGCCTGGGCCCTCGGCATCGCCAATATGCTGGCGGGACTCTACGGCGGCATCGCCGGCTGCGCCATGATCGGCCAGACCGTCGTGAACGTGAAGCTCGGCCGGGCCCGCACCCGCATCTCCACCTTCGTCGCGGGGGTCTTCCTGCTGCTGCTGGTCACCGCGCTAAGCGGCCTCATGGAGCAGATCCCCATGGTGGCCCTAGCGGCCGTGATGATGATCGTGGCCATCACCACCGTCAACTGGCACAGCGTGCGCCCGGCGACGCTCAAGCGGATGCCCGTGCCCGAGACCGTCGTGATGGTCATCACCGTCGCCGTCGTCGTGGCCACCCACAACCTGGCCATCGGCATCGCGGCGGGCGTGGTGCTGGCCATGGTGCTCTTCGCCCGGCGGGTGGCGCACGTAGTGACGGTGGAGCGGGTTCTCGCCGGCGATGGCCTGTCGGTGCGCTACGCGGTGAGCGGCCCGCTGTTCTTCGGCAGCAGCAACGACCTCGTCGAGCAGTTCTCCTACGGTGTCGATCCCGCGGTGGTCGACGTCGACCTCGCCCAGGCGCAGATCTGGGACGCGTCGACGGTGGCCGTGCTCGACTCGGTGGAGACCAAGTACCGCCAACACGGCGCCACCGTCACCTTCCACGGGCTCGACGAGCGCAGCCGGGCCATGCACGGCCGGCTCACCGGGCAGCTGTAG
- a CDS encoding sugar porter family MFS transporter, translated as MSKTTKPSGNGPSTGNQSGVAPGTNRKVIALAIAGAFGGFLFGFDSSVINGAVEAIKGQFGLTEAITGFAVASALLGAATGAFLGGRLADRFGRIPVMLVGAIVFFASSVGSGLAFGVVDLIVWRVLGGVGIGLASVVAPAYIAEISPRQMRGRLGSLQQLAITIGIFAALLSDAVFATTAGGASEIFWWGLEAWRWMFLVSAIPALIYGVIALLLPESPRYLVLHDKEPKAREVLAKVWPNGDVDREIRDMKKSIDEDLKAKRTGTLRGPVFGLKPIVWIGITLSVFQQFVGINVIFYYSTTLWSAVGFEESSSLAISVATSVTNILVTLVAIALVDRIGRRPILLTGSIGMTVSLATMAIAFSQSVMTDGELALPGAWGPIALVAANVFVISFGASWGPVVWVLLGEIFPNTIRAKALGLAAAAQWIANFLITVTFPPMAALSLPLTYGMYALFAGLSFLFVLTKVPETNGMSLDEANTLLPPKNAAKKAAQKNTARA; from the coding sequence ATGAGCAAGACGACGAAACCGTCAGGAAACGGGCCGTCAACAGGTAATCAGTCCGGGGTTGCCCCCGGCACGAACCGGAAGGTCATCGCGCTGGCCATCGCCGGTGCGTTCGGCGGCTTCCTCTTCGGATTCGATTCCTCCGTGATCAACGGCGCGGTCGAAGCCATCAAGGGCCAATTCGGCCTCACCGAGGCCATCACCGGTTTCGCCGTGGCCAGCGCCCTGCTCGGCGCCGCGACCGGAGCCTTCCTCGGCGGACGCCTGGCCGACAGGTTCGGACGCATCCCCGTGATGCTCGTGGGCGCGATCGTCTTCTTCGCCAGCTCGGTGGGTTCCGGGCTCGCCTTCGGCGTCGTCGACCTCATCGTCTGGCGGGTGCTCGGCGGTGTCGGCATCGGGCTGGCCTCCGTGGTCGCCCCGGCCTACATCGCCGAGATCTCGCCCCGGCAGATGCGCGGTCGCCTCGGCTCGCTGCAGCAGCTGGCGATCACCATCGGCATCTTCGCCGCCCTGCTCTCCGACGCCGTGTTCGCCACCACGGCCGGCGGGGCCAGCGAGATCTTCTGGTGGGGTCTGGAGGCCTGGCGCTGGATGTTCCTGGTCAGCGCCATCCCGGCGCTCATCTACGGCGTGATCGCGCTCCTGCTGCCGGAGTCGCCGCGGTACTTGGTACTGCACGACAAGGAGCCGAAGGCCCGCGAGGTGCTCGCCAAGGTCTGGCCGAACGGCGACGTGGACCGGGAGATCCGCGACATGAAGAAGTCGATCGACGAGGACCTCAAGGCCAAGCGCACCGGCACGCTGCGCGGACCGGTCTTCGGCCTCAAGCCCATCGTCTGGATCGGCATCACCCTGTCGGTGTTCCAGCAGTTCGTGGGCATCAACGTGATCTTCTACTACTCGACCACCCTGTGGAGCGCCGTGGGCTTCGAGGAGTCCAGCTCGCTGGCCATCTCGGTGGCCACGTCGGTCACGAACATCCTGGTCACCCTGGTGGCCATCGCCCTGGTCGACCGGATCGGCCGCCGGCCCATCCTGCTCACCGGCTCCATCGGCATGACCGTGTCACTGGCCACCATGGCCATCGCGTTCAGCCAGTCAGTCATGACAGACGGCGAACTCGCCCTGCCCGGCGCCTGGGGCCCGATCGCCCTCGTCGCGGCGAACGTCTTCGTGATCTCCTTCGGCGCCTCGTGGGGTCCGGTCGTCTGGGTGCTGCTGGGTGAGATCTTCCCCAACACCATCCGTGCCAAGGCGCTCGGCCTGGCCGCTGCCGCACAGTGGATCGCGAACTTCCTGATCACGGTCACGTTCCCGCCCATGGCAGCGCTGTCCCTGCCGCTCACCTACGGCATGTACGCCCTCTTCGCCGGGCTGTCGTTCCTCTTCGTGCTCACCAAGGTGCCCGAGACCAACGGAATGTCGCTCGACGAGGCCAACACCCTGCTGCCGCCCAAGAACGCGGCCAAGAAGGCGGCGCAGAAGAACACCGCCCGCGCCTGA
- a CDS encoding RNase H family protein, whose translation MTITAAADGSALGNPGPAGWAWYIDDNNWAAGGWKHATNNQGELKAVLELFRATAHVDDDLLVLCDSQYVINSVTKWMRGWKAKGWRKADGKAVMNLELLQEIDEALVGRRYRFEWVKGHANHPLNEAADSRARAVSEAYQRGSAIPTGPGFVAGGPAPAVPKAAPAKAAPAKAAPATSAAPRASVDLGLFDLEVDRPHSVQVALSTEELARLTRRASTRGVSPEELLRDLI comes from the coding sequence ATGACTATCACCGCCGCCGCAGACGGATCCGCCCTCGGAAACCCCGGGCCCGCCGGCTGGGCCTGGTACATCGACGACAACAACTGGGCCGCCGGCGGCTGGAAGCACGCCACCAACAACCAGGGTGAGCTCAAGGCCGTCCTCGAACTGTTCCGCGCCACCGCGCACGTTGACGACGACCTGCTCGTGCTCTGCGACAGCCAGTACGTGATCAACTCGGTGACCAAGTGGATGCGCGGCTGGAAGGCCAAGGGCTGGCGCAAGGCCGACGGCAAGGCCGTGATGAACCTCGAGCTGTTACAGGAGATCGACGAGGCCCTCGTGGGCCGCCGGTACCGGTTCGAATGGGTGAAGGGCCACGCCAACCACCCGCTCAACGAGGCCGCGGACTCGCGCGCCCGGGCGGTCTCTGAGGCGTATCAGCGGGGCTCCGCGATCCCCACCGGTCCGGGCTTCGTGGCCGGCGGACCGGCACCGGCCGTACCCAAAGCGGCACCGGCGAAGGCGGCACCGGCGAAGGCCGCACCCGCGACGAGCGCAGCCCCCCGCGCATCCGTCGATCTGGGCCTGTTCGACCTGGAGGTCGATCGGCCGCACTCGGTGCAGGTGGCGCTCAGCACCGAGGAGCTCGCCCGGCTCACGCGCCGGGCGAGCACCCGCGGCGTCAGCCCCGAGGAACTGCTCCGCGACCTGATCTGA